One window from the genome of Amblyraja radiata isolate CabotCenter1 chromosome X, sAmbRad1.1.pri, whole genome shotgun sequence encodes:
- the snx33 gene encoding sorting nexin-33 translates to MSGIRARALYSFESENPEEISIKEGEELLLFHETSQDGWLEGTNSRGHRGLFPASYVEIVSGGPGSPPGPISLPTPTPTLTLTPGPDPDEDDDDWDDWDDASTVADEPDLCSSSNGLYPGYPGPRHRPSESERQDSTAGRPSGRSGAVGKSFNRFSCFVRSGGEAFILGEVPAALRPSETYAVTMGPEGPQWSDNPRPFHCTIEEPTKQTKFKGIKTYISYKLTPSLTNAPVYRRYKHFDWLHNRLLHKFPVVSVPHLPEKQATGRFEDDFIEKRRRRLILWMEHMTSHPVLSQYTGFQHFLTCSDDRAWKQGKRRSERDELVGANSFLTIHTPTEHQDLQRVEERVDLFKAFSKRLDDSVLQLSNVAAELCRKHAGGFRKEFQKLGNAFSSISQAFEMDQPHLAVSLNRAISITGRTYEAIGELFAQQPKNDLFHMLDMLSLYQGLLSNFPDIIHVQKGAFAKVKDSQRMSEEGKMDPEQVDGIKQRCRVVGFALQAEMNHFHKRRIIDFKHMMQSYLQQQILFYQRISQHLEQTLHLYDTL, encoded by the exons ATGTCGGGCATCAGGGCCCGGGCGCTGTACAGCTTCGAGAGCGAGAACCCGGAGGAGATTAGCATCAAGGAGGGCGAGGAGTTGCTTCTCTTCCACGAGACCTCACAGGAcggctggctggagggaaccaacAGCCGCGGACACCGCGGCCTCTTCCCCGCCTCGTACGTGGAGATTGTGTCCGGGGGCCCGGGCTCGCCACCgggccccatctctctccccacccccacccccaccctcaccctcacccctggCCCCGACCCCGACGAGGATGACGATGACTGGGACGATTGGGACGACGCGTCCACGGTGGCGGACGAGCCCGACCTGTGCTCCTCCTCCAACGGCCTGTACCCGGGCTACCCGGGGCCCCGCcaccggcccagcgagtccgagcGGCAGGACAGCACAGCGGGCCGGCCGAGTGGCCGCAGTGGTGCCGTGGGCAAGAGCTTCAACCGCTTCTCCTGCTTTGTGCGCTCCGGCGGAGAGGCGTTCATCCTGGGCGAGGTTCCTgctgcccttcggcccagcgagacaTACGCAGTGACCATGGGCCCCGAGGGGCCACAGTGGAGCGACAACCCGCGGCCCTTCCACTGCACCATTGAGGAGCCCACCAAACAGACCAAGTTCAAGGGCATCAAGACCTACATATCCTACAAGCTGACGCCCAGTCTGACCAACGCGCCCGTCTACCGCCGCTACAAACACTTCGACTGGCTTCACAACCGCCTGTTGCACAAGTTCCCAGTCGTGTCGGTACCTCACCTGCCCGAGAAACAGGCGACCGGCCGCTTCGAGGACGACTTCATCGAGAAGCGGCGGCGGCGCCTGATCTTGTGGATGGAGCATATGACCAGCCACCCCGTGTTGTCCCAGTACACCGGCTTCCAACACTTCCTCACCTGCTCCGATGACCGGGCGTGGAAACAGGGCAAGCGGCGCTCCGAGCGCGACGAGCTGGTGGGAGCCAACTCCTTCCTCACCATCCACACCCCGACCGAGCACCAGGACCTCCAGCgggtggaggagagggtggaCCTCTTCAAGGCCTTCTCCAAGAGGCTTGACGACAGCGTGCTGCAGCTCAGTAACGTTGCCGCCGAGCTGTGCCGCAAACATGCCGGCGGCTTCAGGAAAGAGTTCCAGAAACTGGGCAACGCCTTCAGCTCCATCAGCCAGGCCTTCGAGATGGACCAGCCCCATCTCGCCGTCTCCCTCAACCGGGCCATCTCCATCACCGGCAGGACCTACGAGGCCATTGGCGAGCTCTTTGCTCAGCAGCCCAAGAACGACCTCTTCCACATGTTGGACATGTTGTCGCTGTACCAGGGTCTACTCTCCAACTTCCCCGACATCATCCATGTCCAGAAAG GTGCCTTTGCCAAGGTGAAGGACAGCCAGAGGATGAGTGAGGAGGGCAAGATGGACCCGGAGCAGGTGGACGGCATCAAGCAGCGCTGCCGGGTGGTAGGCTTTGCACTCCAAGCGGAGATGAACCATTTCCACAAACGGCGGATCATCGACTTCAAACACATGATGCAATCCTACCTCCAGCAACAAATCCTCTTCTACCAGAGAATCAGCCAGCACCTGGAGCAGACTCTACACCTGTACGACACGCTGTGA